Genomic DNA from Paenibacillus sp. KS-LC4:
AGCTTGAGCAGCAGTATGCAGGAAAAGCGGTTTTTTACGAAATTGACCGCGATGATTTGCCAGATTTATCATCCGAGCTGAACATTCTTGGCATTCCAAGCTTCCTTGCTTTTCGCAAAGGCCAGGAGGTTGTGCGGTTCGTTAATAAGCTTCGGAAGTCGCGTGAGGAAATCGAACAGTTTGTAGATCGCGCCTTGCAAGTATCCGATGCTTTGGCGGAAAACCAATAAGCACAATTTGCAAAGTCCGTGCGGCGCTGTCGCACGGATTTTTTTATGGTCACAGAAGCATCATAATTAGAGCCTTGATGGACAAGTGTCACATTTTCAACATGGCTTTTGGCATATTTTATGGCTATAATGAGTGGTAATTCAAACGAAAAAAGGTGATTGTACGAATGGTTTCAAGCCGTTTTCGC
This window encodes:
- a CDS encoding thioredoxin family protein, whose protein sequence is MLKLTTDATFREAVQADELTVIVFKTTWCKDCHYIEPFMPELEQQYAGKAVFYEIDRDDLPDLSSELNILGIPSFLAFRKGQEVVRFVNKLRKSREEIEQFVDRALQVSDALAENQ